From Anopheles funestus chromosome 3RL, idAnoFuneDA-416_04, whole genome shotgun sequence, a single genomic window includes:
- the LOC125768018 gene encoding uncharacterized protein LOC125768018 → MLKNIHERTVKKVKGNHYVATHGRDTVDLPYAQANRGYSTDGEDSQRAPSERTLSEYTVANERATPPTAPARKSRSEHKYQNNNNGGPRPLSSPPTRAPPRAPSALSYDHGGETGSDIYVTSAAYKAPSEISRYSAHRTHQSRGPRSVYSVASTAKTGRSSRRHGAKVEAMSAPNPFCPNVKGVCCLMLLLNLGLILITLGFVIVMQFMEPLFVWILGVVFLIFGFGTLIGSMIYCVIVCRDAKTPSQLKNEDLYWTKHWQKSIGYTPQEIDYKTDRFDERDRYSDRFSVSKMSGKYSDRDITRY, encoded by the exons ATGTTGAAGAACATTCACGAACGCACCGTGAAGAA GGTAAAGGGTAACCACTATGTGGCAACGCATGGCCGTGATACGGTGGATCTACCGTACGCCCAGGCAAACCGAGGATACTCCACCGACGGTGAAGATAGCCAGCGGGCACCATCGGAACGCACCCTGTCGGAGTACACGGTAGCGAATGAGCGGGCAACACCACCGACAGCACCGGCCAGAAAGTCACGGTCGGAACACAAGTaccagaacaacaacaacggagGTCCCCGACCCCTTTCTAGTCCACCGACGCGCGCCCCACCGAGGGCACCGTCGGCGCTCAGCTACGATCATGGCGGTGAAACTGGCAGCGATATCTACGTCACTTCCGCGGCCTATAAGGCACCGTCGGAAATAAG CCGTTACAGTGCCCACCGAACGCATCAATCCCGCGGACCACGAAGCGTGTACAGTGTTGCCAGCACGGCGAAAACTGGTCGCAGCTCGCGGCGACACGGTGCCAAGGTGGAGGCCATGTCCGCACCGAACCCATTCTGCCCGAACGTGAAGGGTGTCTGCTGTTTGATGTTGCTGCTAAACCTTGGCCTGATACTCATCACGCTTGGATTCGTCATTGTAATGCAGTTCATGGAGCCATTATTTGTTTG GATCTTGGGTGTGGTATTCTTGATCTTCGGCTTCGGAACACTGATCGGCAGCATGATCTACTGTGTGATCGTCTGTAGAGATGCTAAAACACCGTCCCAGCTGAAGAATGAAGACCTGTACTGGACGAAACACTGGCAGAAGAGCATCGGCTATACGCCGCAGGAGATTGACTACAAAACGGATCGATTCGATGAACGTGACCGATACTCGGATCGGTTTTCCGTTAGCAAAATGAGTGGCAAATACTCCGATCGTGACATTACCCGGTACTAA
- the LOC125768024 gene encoding elongator complex protein 5, whose protein sequence is MSVTINRRNNSTQHNRAELLSSRALPQQKIIAITDKIGFEPDANAVITGWLKEQHADSACPPVLVQHLNESSIFLIMILSKLERQFEPSQIFKYIAQCKKNPTIEHVFVWIVEQKLTETFLVPYVEHMADTIITFEDRTHLSLLVKKHTGSVTNKYYEFDPQKESFFVLEVKRSALTKQNTVAMQVDPPPNPATLGTFKIDLKDEEVAAKNALTLPFEFFKALPEGGKILYHPDAEDDLDEEDPDDDLLI, encoded by the exons ATGTCGGTAACTATTAACCGGCGAAACAATAGTACGCAGCATAATCGAGCGGAATTGCTCAGCTCTAGGGCGCTACCGCAACAAAAGATCATCGCCATAACCG ATAAAATTGGATTTGAACCAGATGCTAACGCAGTAATAACTGGTTGGTTGAAGGAACAGCATGCCGATAGTGCCTGTCCGCCTGTACTTGTACAGCATCTGAATGAGTCGTCTATATTCCTGATCATGATCCTATCCAAGCTGGAGCGACAATTTGAACCTAGCCAAATATTCAAGTATATCGCACAGTGTAAGAAAAATCCCACCATCGAACACGTTTTTGTGTGGATCGTAGAGCAAAAGCTGACGGAAACGTTTCTTGTGCCCTACGTCGAGCATATGGCTGATACGATAATCACGTTCGAGGATAGAACACATTTGTCGTTGCTGGTGAAGAAACATACCGGTTCCGTTACCAACAAGTATTATGAGTTTGATCCACAGAAAGAATCGTTTTTCGTCCTAGAGGTGAAACGATCCGCCTTAACCAAACAGAATACGGTAGCGATGCAAGTAGATCCTCCACCGAACCCTGCCACGCTGGGCACATTCAAAATCGATTTAAAGGACGAAGAAGTAGCAGCAAAGAATGCTTTAACGTTACCATTTGAATT ctTCAAAGCTCTCCCGGAAGGTGGTAAAATCCTTTACCATCCCGATGCCGAAGATGATCTCGATGAGGAGGATCCCGACGATGATTTATTGATATGA
- the LOC125768020 gene encoding protein phosphatase inhibitor 2 — translation MSFSSDSPDAKKPCKGILKSSSSFDKHSAASSVHRKSAKFDELNVLQTYHPPDKDYGHMKVDEPKTPFNYVEAADVDQLDAEVLAERLRVAADARSDAVSEEELDDDDEEEEEEELTEEQKKRKLEFERRRKAHYNEFEAVKLARKLIEEDDEEEEDDAADGGGADDGPNKADDEPSANNTRPTATGGSSSTPASKDETRMEIEEQEDETDRNASSRPNKVGTAESPAARLKPVSSAIRLEENSDFESPRSSVIALIMIVSICLMIFFIVCFTLLFYLLKRNI, via the exons ATGTCCTTCAGTTCGGACTCGCCGGATGCGAAAAAGCCCTGCAAGGGTATCCTGAAATCCTCCAGCAGCTTCGACAAGCATTCGGCCGCATCATCAGT GCACAGGAAAAGTGCAAAATTTGATGAGCTGAACGTGCTACAGACGTACCATCCGCCGGATAAAGATTACGGTCACATGAAGGTGGACGAACCGAAAACTCCCTTCAATTACGTGGAAGCTGCCGACGTCGATCAACTAGATGCGGAAGTGCTCGCCGAAAG ATTGCGCGTTGCAGCAGACGCGCGCAGTGATGCCGTATCGGAGGAGGAGCTagatgatgacgacgaggaggaggaagaggaagagctAACGGAGGAACAGAAAAAGCGCAAGCTAGAATTTGAACGACGCCGCAAAGCACACTATAACGAGTTCGAGGCAGTTAAACTGGCCCGCAAACTGATCGAAGAGGATGACGAAGAGGAAGAGGACGACGCAGCGGACGGTGGTGGTGCGGATGATGGCCCGAACAAGGCGGACGATGAACCAAGTGCGAACAATACGCGCCCTACCGCTACGGGAGGATCATCCAGCACACCTGCCAGTAAGGACGAAACGAGAATGGAGATCGAAGAGCAGGAAGATGAAACCGATCGAAATGCAAGTAGCCGCCCGAATAAGGTTGGCACCGCCGAAAGTCCGGCCGCACGATTAAAACCAG taTCGAGTGCAATCAGACTTGAGGAAAATTCCGACTTTGAAAGCCCCCGTAGCTCGGTAATCGCACTGATAATGATAGTGTCGATTTGTTTGATGATATTCTTCATCGTTTGCTTTACGTTACTGTTTTATCTgctgaaaagaaacatttaa
- the LOC125768008 gene encoding protein ecdysoneless, with product MAHREILQSIREDDFVEYFLFPARPSDPADAELENSENPLEPLLLEVNRLAEAFCQRYIWHRDSFRVVPRLLNDSRMLIAAATGENGTASATLPSHLYGISHVGDNIQDEWFIVALLFHLTERIPGLVARVVDADGEFLLIEAAEQLPRWANPESCEGKVFICDGTLRLVRSSEANETQDSLEVQDALELARGTEGMKYCVSEEVDQCIRERIQGFPNEIPDHQHRATVSVPVGVAAVLRENPQLVAPAVLAFCGRDPIDLKACRAMRYFPPENCVNVSVTFTKCLYAMLAQSRYLPDRRTGWSIPLSTDPEYKAHMLGVKLACGFEILASQAKSSRTDWETDKGWKSYYESLKAKGYFRDNIEGSQEHTKLLTIAREYYVDNRDSMRTTPKIGEEIVSILKRNEWDVEELRKEGLELPPADSDDWMNISPEELDEMLTKRYGAKKLFSLNGNTNAAETFTSMVSDFLDQKSEFDGVVVEDEDERAAKAVLAKLDLGPLRSPTKPKRTKSKNAHDRQTKTTQQQQQHNKHTVAPSDTMAQESPFHQSATVEFDAGAFGMHVRNMLDLLIPEDRWDSSDESEMSDYSQDEYDRNIEDMSPTRTHRAVQNELKTYMDQMDRELAGTTIGKSFETAIDDEDGADGKPSATANSTAGDDFDDIESFKPVNIDMNTLKNMMESYQSQIGGPGPAANLLGSMGVQISKASKAEKGSTQQTDV from the exons ATGGCGCATCGTGAAATACTGCAGTCGATTCGGGAGGACGATTTCGtcgaatatttcctatttCCCGCACGTCCATCCGATCCAGCCGATGCGGAGCTGGAGAATAGTGAAAACCCACTGGAGCCACTCCTTCTCGAGGTGAATCGGTTGGCGGAGGCATTCTGCCAGCGGTACATCTGGCATCGTGATTCATTTCGGGTAGTTCCAAGGTTGCTGAACGATTCGCGGATGCTCATCGCAGCGGCCACGGGAGAAAACGGCACAGCGAGCG CGACCCTACCATCTCATCTGTACGGGATTTCCCATGTCGGTGACAACATTCAAGATGAATGGTTCATTGTCGCACTGCTGTTCCATCTGACCGAACGCATACCCGGGCTGGTGGCGCGTGTGGTTGATGCCGATGGCGAGTTCCTGCTGATTGAAGCGGCCGAACAGTTGCCTCGCTGGGCAAACCCGGAAAGCTGCGAAGGTAAAGTTTTCATCTGTGATGGAACATTACGGCTAGTGCGATCGAGTGAAGCTAACGAAACGCAAGATTCATTAGAGGTGCAGGATGCGCTCGAGCTGGCCAGAGGAACGGAGGGAATGAAATATTGCGTTAGCGAAGAGGTGGATCAATGCATACGCGAAAGGATTCAAGGCTTTCCGAATGAAATTCCCGACCATCAACACCGTGCGACGGTTAGCGTGCCCGTTGGCGTTGCGGCAGTGCTGCGTGAAAACCCCCAACTAGTGGCTCCGGCAGTGTTAGCATTCTGTGGCCGTGATCCAATCGATCTGAAAGCGTGTCGTGCCATGCGATACTTTCCACCGGAAAATTGTGTGAACGTTAGTGTAACGTTCACGAAATGTTTGTATGCCATGCTTGCTCAGAGCCGGTACCTTCCCGACCGGAGAACAGGGTGGAGTATTCCACTGTCTACCGATCCGGAGTATAAAGCGCACATGCTGGGTGTGAAACTTGCCTGCGGGTTCGAAATATTAGCATCACAGGCTAAATCATCCCGCACCGACTGGGAAACGGACAAGGGCTGGAAAAGTTACTACGAATCACTCAAAGCAAAGGGATATTTCCGTGACAATATCGAAGGATCGCAAGAGCACACGAAACTGCTCACCATCGCCAGGGAATACTACGTGGACAACAGGGATTCGATGCGCACCACACCGAAGATTGGTGAAGAAATCGTTTCCATTCTTAAACGCAACGAATGGGACGTGGAGGAATTGCGCAAGGAGGGTCTAGAGCTGCCACCGGCAGACAGTGACGATTGGATGAACATTTCGCCCGAGGAGCTGGATGAAATGCTCACCAAGCGGTACGGGGCCAAAAAGCTGTTCTCGTTAAACGGTAACACAAATGCGGCCGAAACGTTTACCTCGATGGTTAGCGACTTCCTGGACCAGAAAAGTGAATTCGATGGCGTTGTTGTGGAGGATGAAGATGAAAGAGCGGCAAAGGCAGTGTTGGCAAAGCTCGATCTAGGACCACTTCGATCACCCACGAAACCGAAACGCACCAAAagtaaaaacgcacacgatCGACAGACGAAAacaacgcagcagcagcagcagcacaacaaacacacggTGGCACCGTCGGACACGATGGCACAGGAATCGCCGTTCCATCAGTCGGCAACGGTAGAGTTTGATGCGGGTGCCTTTGGAATGCACGTGCGAAATATGCTCGATTTGCTCATACCCGAGGATCGGTGGGATTCGTCGGACGAATCGGAAATGAGCGATTACAGTCAGGATGAGTACGATCGGAACATTGAGGATATGTCACCGACGCGTACGCACCGTGCCGTACAGAACGAACTAAAAACGTACATGGATCAGATGGATCGCGAACTAGCCGGTACTACGATTGGGAAGAGCTTTGAAACTGCCATCGACGATGAAGATGGAGCGGATGGAAAACCTTCTGCTACGGCCAATTCAACCGCTGGTGATGATTTCGACGATATTGAATCATTCAAACCGGTCAACATCGATATGAACACGCTGAAGAATATGATGGAAAGCTATCAGTCGCAGATCGGTGGTCCTGGTCCGGCGGCCAATCTACTCGGTTCGATGGGCGTACAGATCTCGAAGGCTTCAAAAGCGGAGAAAGGAAGCACACAGCAAACCGATGTCTAA
- the LOC125768028 gene encoding iron-sulfur cluster assembly scaffold protein IscU — translation MSLPRNIGALLKVSRAHSVPCALYHQNVLEHYENPRNVGSLDKKDKNVGTGLVGAPACGDVMKLQIKVDENGKIIDAKFKTFGCGSAIASSSLATEWVKGKTLDQAGQLKNTDIAKELSLPPVKLHCSMLAEDAIKAALEDYNKKQKKGE, via the coding sequence ATGTCTCTCCCACGCAATATCGGTGCACTGTTGAAGGTTTCCCGTGCACATAGCGTACCGTGCGCTCTGTATCACCAGAATGTCTTGGAGCACTACGAAAACCCGCGGAACGTCGGTTCGCTTGATAAGAAGGACAAGAACGTCGGTACGGGTCTGGTCGGTGCCCCGGCATGCGGTGATGTCATGAAGCTGCAGATTAAGGTGGACGAGAATGGCAAAATCATCGACGCCAAGTTCAAGACATTCGGATGTGGTTCGGCAATCGCTTCGAGCTCTCTGGCCACGGAATGGGTAAAAGGTAAGACGCTCGATCAGGCGGGTCAGCTGAAAAATACAGACATCGCCAAGGAGCTGTCCTTACCGCCGGTCAAGCTGCACTGCTCGATGCTGGCCGAAGATGCAATAAAGGCAGCGCTTGAGGACTACAAcaagaaacagaagaaaggCGAGTAA
- the LOC125768002 gene encoding xylosyltransferase oxt, whose protein sequence is MQKFPLRLLWRYKVFVLIGFMIVAAQIFLAYKLLCMPLTGNESTEERDLSRRLYEKYVKKSSTGTDGLNLSVGDGEKRTADGTGRHGRDAKENNPNQHVLRLDELDFVPPCELTRKETVSAIHRAKSQSCKAKIVEVACEIQAGKFYPQRLPSYCPRGDHSPNRALGCFRDEKNFRILSGYYSTFKTNNSPEKCIRLCLQSGYPFAGVQYGYECFCGDELPKASAKLPDSSCNIKCPGDPKQACGGYFAINVYETGIRKFAAQSTETVPKHADETVRIAFLLTLNGRAVRQVHRLLKALYSPRHYYYIHIDARQEYLYRELLKLEPKFPNIRLARKRFSSIWGGASLLQMLLTSMEHLLYETDWHWDFVLNLSESDFPLKTIDQLVTFLTANRGQNFVRNHGREVQRFIQKQGLDMTFVECDNRMWRIGDRALPAGITIDGGSDWVCLSRDFARYVTGEGNANRDELIRGLLRVFEYTILPAESFFHTALRNSRFCHTYTNNNLHMTNWKRQLGCKCQYRHIVDWCGCSPNNFRTEDWERLQASQHKKLFFARKFEAMINQAIVLQLEEWIFGPYPADYPNLHSYWHNVYHHEDSGPSVDGSLLNVAHSLLRTNGRTNPVQLYELRRIREITHYLERDTYRGFLVRHEALTQDGPANLIELETWISPIITAKVTRSTSLARRLIHLEVSTEYDEKEQLSRNFPRIIGTNAEPALIFRLAAPLESERIKGGNATNYSLTVEWIDPLGTIVASSHFTIEDNPNGPPHSFNHFLKGSKLKLPLAEGIWGARLLQGKVLLGATRFLAVSSTFREANEQTIGADGDDHERHTHRQIIPLRRGSSGANTATSKIRAKGRKQSPVGHSGDRHDRNDHMQQDADDHPLQLDKLVAQFFTIQETCVVTAFSEEGKPSMKRFDDCKSTSWSSLATDPKSDIYVESETSN, encoded by the exons ATGCAAAAGTTCCCGCTGCGCCTTCTATGGCGCTACAAGGTGTTCGTCCTGATCGGGTTTATGATCGTGGCCGCACAGATATTTCTAGCGTACAAGCTACTGTGCATGCCACTGACGGGCAACGAATCCACGGAGGAACGAGATTTAAGCCGCCGGCTGTACGAGAAGTATGTGAAAAAATCCTCCACCGGCACGGATGGCCTGAACTTGTCCGTGGGTGATGGCGAGAAACGAACGGCCGACGGAACGGGACGCCATGGACGGGATGCGAAGGAGAACAATCCGAACCAGCACGTACTTAGGCTGGACGAGCTCGACTTTGTGCCACCGTGTGAGCTAACAAGGAAGGAAACGGTTTCCGCCATCCATCGAGCCAAGAGCCAGTCGTGTAAAGCCAAAATTGTGGAAGTCGCGTGTGAAATACAGGCTGGAAAATTTTACCCTCAACGACTGCCGAGCTACTGTCCGCGGGGTGATCATTCGCCGAATCGAGCGCTAGGATGCTTCCGCGATGAGAAGAACTTTCGCATCCTGTCGGGATATTATTCCACCTTCAAGACGAACAATTCGCCTGAAAAGTGTATACGGTTGTGCTTGCAGTCGGGTTATCCGTTTGCTGGTGTACAGTATGG ctACGAATGCTTTTGTGGCGATGAGCTACCAAAAGCATCGGCAAAGCTACCCGACTCTAGCTGCAACATTAAATGTCCCGGCGATCCAAAGCAAGCCTGCGGTGGATATTTTGCTATCAATGTTTACGAAACTGGCATACGTA AATTTGCCGCACAAAGCACGGAAACAGTTCCGAAGCATGCAGACGAAACGGTGCGAATTGCATTTCTGCTCACACTAAATGGTCGAGCCGTTCGGCAGGTACATCGATTACTGAAAGCACTGTACAGTCCACGGCACTATTACTACATACATATCGATGCG CGCCAAGAGTATCTATACCGCGAGCTGCTGAAGCTAGAACCAAAGTTCCCCAATATACGGCTGGCACGCAAACGGTTCTCCTCTATTTGGGGCGGTGCATCATTGCTCCAGATGCTACTCACCTCGATGGAGCACCTACTGTACGAAACGGACTGGCACTGGGACTTTGTGCTCAATCTAAGCGAAAGTGATTTCCCGCTCAAAACGATCGACCAGCTGGTTACGTTTCTAACGGCCAACCGGGGACAAAATTTCGTGCGCAACCATGGCCGGGAGGTACAGCGATTCATACAGAAGCAAGGACTCGACATGACGTTCGTCGAGTGTGACAATCGGATGTGGCGCATCGGTGATCGAGCACTGCCGGCCGGCATTACCATCGACGGTGGTAGCGATTGGGTGTGTTTGTCGCGCGACTTTGCCCGCTACGTGACGGGCGAGGGTAACGCAAACCGGGACGAACTGATACGCGGTCTGTTGCGTGTGTTCGAGTACACCATTCTACCGGCGGAATCATTTTTCCACACGGCACTGCGAAATTCGCGCTTCTGTCACACCTACACGAACAACAACCTGCACATGACGAATTGGAAGCGTCAGCTCGGTTGCAAGTGCCAGTACCGTCACATCGTGGACTGGTGCGGCTGTAGTCCGAACAATTTCCGCACCGAGGACTGGGAACGGCTGCAGGCCAGCCAGCACAAGAAGCTATTCTTTGCCCGTAAGTTTGAAGCGATGATTAATCAAGCGATCGTGCTGCAGCTCGAGGAGTGGATCTTTGGCCCGTACCCGGCTGATTATCCGAATCTACATTCGTACTGGCACAACGTGTACCACCACGAGGACAGCGGCCCTTCGGTTGATGGTTCGCTGCTAAACGTAGCACACAGTTTGCTACGAACGAATGGACGCACCAATCCAGTTCAGTTGTATGAATTGCGCCGAATACGGGAAATCACACACTACCTCGAGCGAGACACATACCGTGGCTTTCTCGTACGTCATGAAGCGCTGACTCAAGATGGCCCAGCAAATCTAATCGAGCTCGAAACATGGATATCGCCGATTATAACAGCAAAAGTTACCCGCAGCACATCGCTTGCACGCCGCCTAATCCATCTCGAGGTCAGCACGGAGTATGACGAGAAGGAACAACTGTCGCGCAACTTTCCGCGCATCATCGGAACGAACGCGGAACCGGCGCTCATTTTCCGGCTAGCGGCACCACTCGAATCGGAACGGATAAAGGGAGGGAACGCTACCAACTATTCGCTCACCGTCGAATGGATCGATCCACTCGGGACGATCGTTGCTTCTAGTCATTTTACCATCGAAGACAACCCGAATGGGCCACCGCATAGTTTCAACCACTTTCTGAAGGGAAGCAAACTTAAGCTACCGCTAGCGGAAGGTATTTGGGGTGCACGGTTACTGCAGGGGAAAGTTTTACTCGGTGCAACACGATTTCTTGCTGTTTCATCGACTTTTCGTGAGGCTAACGAACAAACGATCGGCGCGGATGGTGATGATCATGAGCGGCACACTCATCGGCAGATTATACCGTTGCGTCGTGGATCGAGCGGTGCAAATACGGCCACCAGCAAAATACGTGCCAAGGGTCGTAAGCAAAGTCCGGTAGGACATTCGGGAGATCGTCATGATCGGAACGATCACATGCAGCAGGATGCCGATGATCATCCATTGCAGCTCGACAAGCTGGTGGCACAGTTCTTTACCATCCAGGAAACTTGCGTGGTGACCGCTTTCAGTGAAGAAGGAAAGCCATCGATGAAACGGTTTGACGATTGTAAATCAACCAGCTGGAGCAGCTTAGCAACGGATCCAAAGAGTGATATCTACGTCGAATCAGAGACGTCAAACTAG
- the LOC125772420 gene encoding uncharacterized protein LOC125772420 has product MGVKDPGGYIPLANYYSSLGEFSEPRRKMGKKSGTPFSTTQNTEEEKFLVMEATEEGKDLSRCNPFLLQKIIENAMGGKPEKVTRLKGGRLLIRVKNEKMAGKAYKITKISDGKGELCVKVAEHPTLNSSKGIIRCPDIEYMTEEEIKEGLAGQKVTEVAIMKRKVDGQLLNTKTAILTFNSSNASLKSN; this is encoded by the exons ATGGGGGTCAAGGACCCCGGGGGGTATATCCCCCTAGCAAACTATTATAGTTCCCTTGGTGAGTTCAGTgaaccaagaagaaaaatgggCAAAAAGAGTGGTACGCCATTTTCTACAACCCAGAATACAGAGGAAGAGAAATTCCTGGTAATGGAAGCAACGGAGGAAGGGAAGGATTTAAGCAGATGCAACCCGTTTCTGCTTCAAAAAATCATAGAAAACGCTATGGGTGGCAAACCTGAAAAGGTGACGCGATTGAAAGGAGGAAGACTGCTAATCAGagtgaagaatgaaaagatgGCAGGTAAGGCGTATAAGATCACAAAAATTTCTGATGGTAAAGGAGAGCTGTGCGTCAAAGTTGCGGAGCACCCCACGCTGAACAGTTCTAAAGGCATCATTCGATGCCCCGATATCGAGTATATGACGGAGGAAGAAATTAAGGAAGGATTAGCGGGACAAAAGGTGACCGAGGTTGCGATTATGAAGAGAAAGGTGGATGGACAATTGCTAAACACGAAAACGGCTATCCTTACTTTCAACTCGTCTAAC GCCTCTCTGAAGagcaattga